Proteins encoded within one genomic window of Nonomuraea gerenzanensis:
- a CDS encoding ribosomal maturation YjgA family protein translates to MPRLLTALTCVVIVACGLGVRALWDGPVPKYAGDALYTALIYALVVLALPRVRPWVAAAVSAGLSWAIELAQLWEIPELLRPVLGSTFNPPDLLWYAVGAAACWLVHHRLRTRQR, encoded by the coding sequence GTGCCCCGTCTGCTGACCGCCCTAACCTGCGTGGTGATCGTCGCGTGCGGGCTCGGCGTCCGCGCGCTCTGGGACGGGCCTGTGCCGAAGTATGCCGGTGACGCCCTCTACACCGCACTGATCTACGCGCTCGTCGTGCTCGCCCTGCCCAGGGTGCGGCCCTGGGTGGCCGCGGCGGTGTCGGCCGGGCTGAGCTGGGCGATCGAGCTCGCCCAGCTCTGGGAGATCCCCGAGCTGCTGCGACCGGTGCTGGGCAGCACGTTCAACCCGCCCGACCTGCTCTGGTACGCCGTGGGCGCCGCCGCCTGCTGGCTGGTCCACCATCGACTGCGCACCCGGCAGCGCTAG